The DNA region CGTGTCAGGAAATGATGCCCAAAAAGCAGCTGATCCGTATCGTTAAAACGCCAGATGATGAAGTGCTGATCGATTTGTCTGGCAAAAAATCCGGACGTGGCGCTTATTTATGCGGCAAAGAGTCCTGTTTTAAACTTTCACTCAAAAACCGGTCTCTGGATCGAGCGCTAAAGGGCAAGGTTTCACCGGAAATTTACGAGCAATTGGCAGCTGATTTCGTCGCAGTAGAGGATGAATTCATAGCCGCACAGGAGGGAGAACATGATGAATGATAAAACGCTGTCTTATCTGGGACTCTCCATGCGTGCAGGCAAACTTGTAACAGGTGAAGAAATTGTGCTTAAAGCGATCCGTTCTTCCGAAGCTAAAATGGTTATTGTTGCGGGTGACGCCTCGGCCAATACACAGAAGAAATTTCGCGACAAATGCGGGACATATAAAGTTCCACTGGTGATCGGATTTGACCGGGATAGTCTAGGTTCAAGTATCGGTAAAGAAACGCGGGTTGTTCTTGCAGTAACGGATCGAGGGTTTGCAAAAATGATCTCCAAGCAAGTCGGTATAATGTCGGAGGTGGAGTATATTGAGTAAACAGGAAAACAAGGATAAATTGCGGGTTTATGAATATGCGAAGTCCCTTAATATGAGTAGTAAAGAAATTATAACCATTCTTAAAAAGCTGGATATTCCCGTAAACAATCATATGAGTGTCATGGAGAATGGTTCAGTCGGTAAGGTGGAACAATTTTTTAAAGATATAAAATCCACTGCCGCTTCCAAACAAAGCAACGAAGCAAAATCCGTTGCTACTTCGTCAGTGCGCAGTGACAAAACAGTGGACAGCAACAAACCGGCCGGCGGAGTGAACACGCCGAAAAGCAATAACACATCCGGTAGTCCCGTACAAACAAAAATACAACAGGAAAAGCAGGTAGGTATGAACAATAGACCAAATTC from Paenibacillus sp. JNUCC-31 includes:
- the rnpM gene encoding RNase P modulator RnpM, which gives rise to MKTKKVPLRKCVACQEMMPKKQLIRIVKTPDDEVLIDLSGKKSGRGAYLCGKESCFKLSLKNRSLDRALKGKVSPEIYEQLAADFVAVEDEFIAAQEGEHDE
- a CDS encoding L7Ae/L30e/S12e/Gadd45 family ribosomal protein, translated to MMNDKTLSYLGLSMRAGKLVTGEEIVLKAIRSSEAKMVIVAGDASANTQKKFRDKCGTYKVPLVIGFDRDSLGSSIGKETRVVLAVTDRGFAKMISKQVGIMSEVEYIE